One window from the genome of Paracoccus zhejiangensis encodes:
- a CDS encoding acetyl-CoA carboxylase biotin carboxylase subunit has protein sequence MFKKILIANRGEIACRVIKTARKMGIKTVAVYSNADRNALHVKMADEAVHIGPPPANQSYIVIDKIMEAIRQTGAEAVHPGYGFLSENMKFAEALEAAGVAFIGPPSPAIEAMGDKITSKKIAQEAGVSTVPGYMGLIADADEAVKISNQIGYPVMIKASAGGGGKGMRIAWSDQEAREGFESSKNEAANSFGDDRIFIEKFVTQPRHIEIQVLADKHGNAVYLHERECSIQRRNQKVIEEAPSPFLDEATRKAMGEQAVALAKAVGYSSAGTVEFIVDGDKNFYFLEMNTRLQVEHPVTELITGVDLVEQMIRVADGETLPFTQADLQINGWAMESRLYAEDPYRGFLPSIGRLSRYRPPVEIAAGPLKATGNWVNDSDGRDSAVAVRNDTGVYEGGEISMFYDPMIAKLCTWAPTRGEAIEAMRVALDTFEVEGIGHNLPFLSAVMDHPKFVAGDMTTAFIAEEYPEGFQGVEPAPEDIARIAAAAAAMHRVAEIRRTRITGRLGNHERRVGKHWVVFIGNHDIPVEIEADRDGSTVTIDGRAMRVESDWLPGQSLARLVVDGQPLVLKVDRIPAGYRLRTRGADLKAYIRRPNAAAMARLMPVKEAPDTSKFLLCPMPGLIVKINVAAGDEVQEGQALATVEAMKMENILRAERKGVVKSVNAEPGQSLKVDDVIMEFE, from the coding sequence ATGTTCAAGAAAATCCTGATCGCCAACCGGGGCGAGATCGCCTGCCGGGTCATCAAGACCGCCCGCAAGATGGGCATCAAGACCGTGGCCGTCTATTCCAACGCCGACCGCAACGCGCTGCATGTGAAGATGGCCGACGAGGCCGTCCATATCGGCCCGCCGCCGGCGAACCAGTCCTATATCGTGATCGACAAGATCATGGAGGCGATCCGCCAGACCGGCGCCGAGGCGGTGCATCCGGGTTACGGCTTCCTGTCGGAGAACATGAAATTCGCCGAGGCGCTGGAAGCCGCCGGCGTCGCCTTCATCGGCCCGCCCTCGCCCGCCATCGAGGCGATGGGCGACAAGATCACTTCGAAGAAGATCGCCCAGGAAGCCGGTGTCTCGACCGTCCCCGGCTACATGGGCCTGATCGCCGATGCCGACGAGGCGGTGAAGATCTCGAACCAGATCGGTTACCCGGTGATGATCAAGGCCTCGGCCGGCGGCGGCGGCAAGGGCATGCGCATCGCCTGGAGCGACCAGGAGGCGCGCGAGGGGTTCGAAAGCTCGAAGAACGAGGCGGCCAACAGCTTTGGCGATGACCGGATCTTCATCGAGAAATTCGTGACCCAGCCGCGCCACATCGAGATCCAGGTTCTGGCCGACAAGCATGGCAACGCGGTCTACCTTCACGAGCGCGAATGCTCGATCCAGCGCCGCAACCAGAAGGTCATCGAAGAGGCCCCCTCGCCCTTCCTCGACGAGGCCACCCGGAAGGCCATGGGCGAGCAGGCCGTGGCCCTGGCGAAGGCCGTGGGCTATTCCAGCGCCGGGACGGTGGAATTCATCGTCGATGGCGACAAGAACTTCTACTTCCTCGAGATGAACACCCGGCTTCAGGTGGAGCATCCGGTGACGGAACTGATCACCGGCGTCGACCTGGTCGAACAGATGATCCGCGTGGCCGATGGCGAGACCCTGCCCTTCACCCAGGCCGATCTGCAGATCAACGGTTGGGCGATGGAAAGCCGGCTCTATGCCGAGGACCCCTATCGCGGCTTCCTGCCCTCGATCGGCCGCCTGTCGCGCTATCGCCCGCCGGTCGAGATCGCGGCCGGTCCGCTGAAGGCCACCGGCAACTGGGTGAATGACAGCGACGGCCGCGACAGCGCGGTGGCTGTCCGCAACGATACCGGCGTCTACGAGGGTGGCGAGATCAGCATGTTCTATGACCCGATGATCGCCAAGCTCTGCACCTGGGCGCCGACGCGCGGCGAGGCGATCGAGGCGATGCGCGTGGCGCTGGACACCTTCGAGGTCGAGGGCATCGGTCACAACCTGCCGTTCCTCTCGGCGGTGATGGACCATCCGAAATTCGTCGCCGGCGACATGACAACGGCCTTCATCGCCGAGGAGTATCCCGAGGGCTTCCAGGGCGTCGAACCGGCACCCGAGGACATCGCCCGCATCGCCGCCGCCGCAGCTGCCATGCACCGCGTGGCCGAGATCCGGCGCACCCGGATCACCGGGCGGCTTGGTAATCACGAGCGCCGGGTGGGCAAGCATTGGGTGGTCTTCATCGGCAATCACGACATCCCGGTCGAGATCGAGGCCGACCGCGACGGCTCGACCGTCACCATCGACGGCCGCGCCATGCGGGTCGAAAGCGACTGGCTGCCCGGCCAGTCCCTCGCCCGGCTGGTGGTCGATGGCCAGCCCTTGGTGCTGAAGGTCGACCGCATCCCCGCCGGCTATCGCCTGCGCACCCGCGGTGCGGACCTGAAGGCCTATATCCGCCGCCCGAACGCCGCCGCCATGGCCCGGCTGATGCCGGTCAAGGAAGCCCCCGACACCTCGAAATTCCTGCTCTGCCCGATGCCGGGCCTGATCGTGAAGATCAACGTCGCTGCCGGTGACGAGGTGCAGGAAGGCCAGGCGCTGGCCACCGTCGAGGCGATGAAGATGGAAAACATCCTGCGCGCCGAACGGAAGGGCGTGGTCAAGTCGGTGAATGCCGAACCGGGCCAGAGCCTCAAGGTCGATGATGTGATCATGGAGTTCGAATAG
- a CDS encoding YajG family lipoprotein has translation MSKKLAFALVLVGVLAACAQQQPDVVVTDPMVPVTQEPVYQGKYGAT, from the coding sequence ATGTCGAAGAAACTCGCCTTTGCCCTCGTGCTGGTCGGCGTCCTGGCCGCCTGCGCGCAGCAGCAGCCCGATGTCGTCGTCACCGACCCGATGGTCCCGGTCACCCAAGAGCCGGTCTACCAGGGCAAATACGGCGCCACCTGA
- a CDS encoding acyl-CoA carboxylase subunit beta, with amino-acid sequence MKDILGELERRRDQARLGGGQRRIDAQHARGKLTARERIDLLLDEGSFEEFDMFVAHRSTDFGMEADRPYGDGVVTGWGTINGRMVYVFSQDFTVFGGSLSETHAQKICKIMDMAMQNGAPVIGINDSGGARIQEGVASLAGYADVFQRNIMASGVIPQISLIMGPCAGGAVYSPAMTDFIFMVKDTSYMFVTGPDVVKTVTNEVVTAEQLGGASTHTKKSSVADGAFENDVEALSEIRRLFDFLPLSNRDKAPTRPFFDDPARIEDSLDTLIPDNPNQPYDMKELILKVADEGDFYEIQKDYAANIITGFIRIEGQTVGVVANQPMVLAGCLDIDSSRKAARFVRFCDAFEIPILTFVDVPGFLPGTTQEYGGVIKHGAKLLFAYGEATVPKVTVITRKAYGGAYDVMASKHLRGDFNYAWPTAEIAVMGAKGAVEILYRSELGDAEKIAARTKDYEDRFANPFVAAEKGFIDEVIQPHSTRRRVARAFASLRNKKLTNPWKKHDNIPL; translated from the coding sequence ATGAAAGACATTCTGGGTGAGCTTGAGCGCCGTCGCGATCAGGCCCGGCTTGGAGGCGGTCAGCGCCGCATCGACGCACAGCATGCCCGCGGCAAGCTGACCGCGCGCGAGCGCATCGACCTGTTGCTGGACGAGGGCAGCTTCGAGGAATTCGACATGTTCGTCGCCCATCGCTCGACCGATTTCGGCATGGAGGCGGACCGCCCCTATGGCGATGGCGTGGTCACCGGCTGGGGCACGATCAACGGCCGCATGGTCTACGTGTTCTCGCAGGATTTCACCGTCTTCGGCGGCTCGCTGTCGGAAACCCATGCGCAGAAGATCTGCAAGATCATGGACATGGCGATGCAGAACGGCGCACCGGTCATCGGCATCAACGATTCGGGCGGCGCGCGGATCCAGGAGGGCGTGGCCAGCCTTGCCGGCTATGCCGACGTGTTCCAGCGCAACATCATGGCCTCGGGCGTGATCCCGCAGATCAGCCTGATCATGGGCCCCTGCGCCGGCGGCGCGGTCTATTCGCCGGCCATGACCGACTTCATCTTCATGGTGAAGGACACCAGCTACATGTTCGTCACCGGCCCCGACGTGGTGAAGACGGTGACCAACGAGGTGGTGACCGCCGAGCAGCTGGGCGGTGCCTCGACCCATACCAAGAAAAGCTCGGTCGCCGATGGTGCGTTCGAAAACGACGTGGAGGCGCTGTCCGAGATTCGCCGGCTGTTCGATTTCCTGCCGCTCTCGAACCGCGACAAGGCCCCGACCCGGCCTTTCTTCGACGACCCGGCCCGGATCGAGGACAGCCTCGACACGCTGATCCCCGACAACCCGAACCAGCCCTATGACATGAAAGAGCTGATCCTGAAGGTTGCCGACGAGGGCGATTTCTACGAGATCCAGAAGGACTACGCCGCCAATATCATCACCGGCTTCATCCGCATCGAGGGCCAGACGGTCGGCGTCGTCGCCAACCAGCCGATGGTGCTGGCGGGCTGCCTCGACATCGACAGCTCGCGCAAGGCCGCGCGCTTCGTGCGCTTCTGCGACGCCTTCGAGATCCCGATCCTGACCTTCGTCGACGTGCCGGGCTTCCTGCCGGGGACGACGCAGGAATATGGCGGCGTCATCAAGCACGGGGCGAAACTGCTGTTCGCCTATGGCGAGGCGACGGTGCCGAAGGTCACGGTCATCACCCGCAAGGCCTATGGCGGCGCCTATGACGTCATGGCGTCCAAACATCTGCGCGGCGATTTCAACTATGCCTGGCCCACCGCCGAGATCGCGGTGATGGGGGCCAAGGGCGCGGTCGAGATCCTGTATCGCAGCGAGCTGGGCGATGCCGAGAAGATCGCGGCGCGGACCAAGGATTACGAGGACCGCTTTGCCAATCCTTTCGTCGCCGCCGAGAAGGGCTTCATCGACGAGGTGATCCAGCCGCATTCGACCCGTCGGCGCGTGGCGCGGGCCTTCGCCAGCCTGCGCAACAAGAAGCTGACGAACCCGTGGAAAAAACACGACAACATTCCGCTGTAA
- the alr gene encoding alanine racemase, giving the protein MVLQIELGAIRANWLALSDRSGKARAGAVVKANAYGLGGERVAPALYGAGARDFFVALAGEGQAIRPHLADDARIFVLSGHMEGADLDGLVPVLNSPQQYFRDRSLRPGQPFAIQLDTGMNRLGMEPAQWAAIRDEVLAEGPALIMSHLACADEPDHPANPMQLAAFHAMTEGCNVPRSLAATGGILLGPDYHFDLTRPGVGLYGGLPFAQARQVIRLSLPVIQTRDVAPGEFVGYGAAWVADSPRRIATVAAGYADGLHRAMSGKGANLYAAGTACPIVGRVSMDLITVDVTGLAKVPEALDIICPAQPVDALAELAGTIGYEILTSLGRRYERAYL; this is encoded by the coding sequence ATGGTATTGCAGATCGAACTTGGGGCCATCAGGGCCAATTGGCTGGCGCTGTCCGACCGCTCGGGCAAGGCGCGTGCGGGGGCGGTGGTCAAGGCCAATGCCTATGGGCTGGGCGGCGAGCGGGTGGCGCCGGCGCTCTACGGGGCCGGGGCGCGCGATTTCTTCGTCGCGCTGGCGGGCGAGGGGCAGGCGATCCGCCCGCACCTGGCCGATGACGCGCGCATCTTCGTCCTCTCGGGCCATATGGAGGGCGCCGATCTGGACGGGCTGGTGCCGGTCCTGAACAGCCCGCAGCAATATTTCCGCGACCGCAGCCTGCGCCCGGGCCAGCCCTTCGCCATCCAGCTGGACACCGGCATGAACCGGCTTGGCATGGAACCGGCGCAATGGGCCGCGATCCGCGACGAGGTGCTTGCCGAGGGGCCGGCGCTGATCATGTCGCACCTGGCCTGCGCCGATGAGCCGGATCATCCGGCCAATCCCATGCAGCTTGCCGCCTTCCACGCGATGACCGAGGGCTGCAACGTCCCGCGATCGCTGGCCGCGACCGGGGGCATCCTCTTGGGACCGGACTATCATTTCGACCTGACCCGGCCCGGCGTCGGCCTTTATGGCGGGCTGCCCTTCGCGCAAGCGCGGCAGGTGATCCGCCTGTCGCTGCCGGTGATCCAGACCCGCGACGTGGCCCCAGGCGAGTTCGTGGGCTACGGCGCGGCTTGGGTGGCCGACAGCCCGCGCCGCATCGCCACAGTGGCCGCCGGCTATGCCGACGGGCTGCACCGGGCGATGTCGGGGAAGGGCGCGAACCTCTATGCCGCCGGCACCGCCTGTCCGATCGTCGGGCGCGTCTCGATGGACCTCATCACCGTCGACGTGACCGGGCTGGCCAAGGTGCCCGAGGCGCTGGACATCATCTGCCCGGCGCAGCCCGTCGACGCGCTGGCCGAGCTGGCGGGCACCATCGGCTACGAAATCCTGACCTCCCTCGGCCGGCGTTACGAACGGGCCTACCTGTGA
- a CDS encoding MlaE family ABC transporter permease encodes MNPVRWLGRLALWLTRGIGAVTLFTGRGLFGLHPFHGRALAAQLVQIGWLSLPVVGLTALFTGAALALQIHSGGARFQAGDVVPAIVAIGMVRELGPVLGGLMVAARVASSIAAEIGTMKVTEQIDALVTLSTDPMRWLVTPRLWAGVLTVPLLVGVGDIIGIMGGWIVGTQSLGFTSAAYLSNSWAYLEEWDVLSGLIKGAAFGLIVAVSGCWFGMRSDRGAAGVGRATKSAVVAAAVGILAANFILTGAFFQ; translated from the coding sequence GTGAACCCTGTCCGATGGCTGGGCCGGCTGGCGCTGTGGCTGACGCGGGGCATCGGCGCGGTGACGCTGTTCACCGGGCGCGGTCTCTTCGGCCTGCATCCCTTCCATGGCCGCGCGCTCGCCGCGCAACTGGTCCAGATCGGCTGGCTGTCGCTGCCGGTCGTGGGGCTGACCGCACTTTTCACCGGCGCGGCACTGGCCCTGCAGATCCATTCCGGCGGCGCGCGGTTTCAGGCCGGTGACGTGGTTCCGGCCATCGTCGCCATCGGCATGGTGCGCGAGCTGGGGCCGGTGCTGGGCGGGCTGATGGTCGCCGCCCGCGTTGCCAGCTCCATCGCCGCAGAGATCGGCACGATGAAGGTGACCGAACAGATCGACGCGCTGGTGACACTCTCTACCGATCCGATGCGCTGGCTGGTCACGCCGCGCCTCTGGGCCGGGGTGCTGACCGTGCCTCTGCTGGTCGGCGTCGGTGACATCATCGGCATCATGGGTGGCTGGATCGTCGGCACGCAATCGCTTGGCTTCACGTCCGCCGCCTATCTGTCGAACAGCTGGGCCTATCTGGAAGAATGGGACGTGCTGTCGGGCCTGATCAAGGGCGCGGCTTTCGGGCTGATCGTCGCGGTCAGCGGCTGCTGGTTCGGCATGCGCTCGGATCGCGGCGCGGCGGGGGTGGGGCGGGCGACGAAATCCGCCGTGGTCGCCGCCGCCGTCGGTATCCTTGCCGCCAATTTCATCCTGACCGGGGCGTTCTTCCAATGA
- a CDS encoding ABC transporter ATP-binding protein, with protein MIETRGLTKSFGPKQVLAGIDIAVGQGESLCVIGQSGTGKSILLKCILGLVEPDAGDVLWQGQPLTPARRDFLSGFGMLFQGAALFDSLTVWQNVGFRLRQRMSDARARAIAVEKLARVGLGPETADLMPAELSGGMAKRAALARAIADDPQVIFFDEPTTGLDPIRARRINELIRGIVTETGATAITITHDMHSVRAIGDRVALLQDGRIAWDGPVAQMAAADPLQAFLGAE; from the coding sequence CTGATCGAGACCCGCGGGTTGACGAAATCCTTCGGCCCGAAGCAGGTGCTCGCGGGCATCGACATCGCCGTGGGGCAGGGCGAAAGCCTTTGCGTCATCGGCCAGTCGGGCACCGGAAAGTCGATCCTCTTGAAATGCATCCTCGGGCTGGTCGAGCCTGACGCGGGCGACGTGCTGTGGCAGGGCCAGCCCCTGACCCCGGCGCGGCGCGACTTCCTCTCGGGTTTCGGCATGTTGTTCCAGGGCGCGGCGCTGTTCGACAGTCTGACCGTCTGGCAGAATGTCGGCTTCCGCCTGCGCCAGCGCATGTCCGACGCCCGTGCCCGCGCCATCGCCGTCGAGAAGCTGGCCCGCGTCGGCCTTGGCCCCGAGACCGCCGACCTGATGCCAGCCGAGCTGTCGGGCGGCATGGCCAAGCGCGCGGCGCTGGCCCGCGCCATTGCCGATGACCCGCAGGTCATTTTCTTCGACGAACCGACCACCGGGCTCGATCCGATCCGCGCGCGCCGCATCAACGAGCTGATCCGCGGCATCGTCACCGAGACCGGGGCGACGGCGATCACCATCACCCATGACATGCACTCTGTCCGCGCCATCGGCGACCGGGTCGCGCTGTTGCAGGACGGGCGCATTGCCTGGGACGGGCCGGTGGCGCAGATGGCCGCCGCCGACCCGTTGCAGGCGTTTCTCGGGGCCGAGTAG
- a CDS encoding VOC family protein: MKIRYLHTMVRVKDLEASMAFFRLLGLEEIRRSDSEKGRFTLVFMAPPGQPECPVELTYNWDGDEGLPADSRHFGHLAYRVENIYELCQKLMDAGVTINRPPRDGHMAFVRSPDNVSIELLQEGEHLAPAEPWASMENTGHW, translated from the coding sequence ATGAAAATCCGCTATCTGCACACCATGGTCCGGGTGAAGGACCTCGAGGCCAGCATGGCCTTCTTTCGCCTGTTGGGGCTGGAGGAGATCCGCCGCAGCGACAGCGAGAAGGGCCGCTTCACGCTGGTCTTCATGGCGCCGCCGGGCCAGCCGGAGTGCCCGGTCGAACTGACCTATAACTGGGATGGCGACGAGGGCCTGCCCGCCGACAGCCGGCATTTCGGCCATCTCGCCTACCGGGTCGAAAACATCTACGAACTTTGCCAGAAACTGATGGATGCCGGCGTGACCATCAACCGTCCGCCGCGCGACGGGCATATGGCCTTCGTGCGCAGCCCCGACAATGTCTCGATCGAGCTGTTGCAGGAGGGCGAGCATCTGGCCCCGGCGGAACCCTGGGCCAGCATGGAAAACACCGGTCACTGGTAG
- the thyX gene encoding FAD-dependent thymidylate synthase, with amino-acid sequence MNTPVSADQQAEIDALRDSPQPTLRAVSPGMEAHLYTAHPVLDHGFVRVVDYMGDDAAICQAARVSYGRGTKSVQNDEGLIRYLMRHWHSTPFEMCEAKFHVKLPVFVARQWIRHRTANVNEYSARYSILDREFYIPQPEQLAAQSRQNNQGRGEVLEGEEAQRVLSLLREDAMRSYDHYEAMLSQAQPDGTPQQGLARELARMNLPANIYTQWYWKVDLHNLLHFLRLRADPHAQYEIRAYADAMCAIVADWVPAAFGAFRDYRMEAVSLSAQAAAVLRRRLKGEVVTQEESGMSAREWREFEGDWG; translated from the coding sequence ATGAATACGCCGGTAAGTGCCGACCAACAGGCCGAGATCGACGCGCTGCGCGACAGCCCGCAACCCACCCTGCGCGCCGTGTCGCCGGGGATGGAGGCGCATCTTTACACCGCCCATCCGGTGCTGGACCACGGGTTTGTCCGCGTCGTCGACTATATGGGCGACGATGCCGCGATCTGTCAGGCGGCCCGGGTCAGCTATGGCCGCGGCACCAAGTCGGTGCAGAATGACGAGGGGCTGATCCGCTATCTGATGCGGCACTGGCACTCGACCCCCTTCGAGATGTGCGAGGCCAAGTTCCACGTCAAGCTGCCGGTCTTCGTCGCCCGGCAATGGATCCGCCACCGCACCGCCAATGTGAACGAATATTCGGCGCGCTATTCGATCCTCGACCGCGAATTCTACATCCCCCAGCCCGAACAACTGGCGGCGCAGTCGCGCCAGAACAACCAGGGCCGGGGCGAGGTGCTGGAGGGCGAGGAGGCGCAGCGCGTGCTGTCGCTGCTGCGCGAGGACGCGATGCGCAGCTATGACCATTACGAGGCGATGCTGAGCCAGGCCCAGCCTGATGGAACGCCCCAGCAGGGTCTGGCGCGTGAGCTGGCGCGGATGAACCTGCCGGCGAATATCTATACGCAATGGTATTGGAAGGTCGATCTCCACAACCTGCTGCATTTCCTGCGCCTGCGCGCCGACCCCCACGCCCAGTACGAGATCCGCGCCTATGCAGACGCCATGTGCGCCATTGTCGCCGACTGGGTGCCGGCGGCCTTCGGGGCGTTCCGGGATTACCGGATGGAGGCGGTGAGCCTGTCCGCACAAGCAGCGGCGGTGCTGCGGCGGCGGTTGAAGGGCGAGGTGGTCACGCAGGAAGAGAGCGGGATGAGCGCGCGGGAATGGCGGGAGTTTGAGGGGGATTGGGGGTGA
- a CDS encoding alpha/beta fold hydrolase, giving the protein MDVQFFSTADGARLAYSDEGQGLPVLCLAGLTRNMGDFDYLAPHLPDVRLIRMDYRGRGQSDYTGAATYTVPQEGKDALALLDHLGIEKAAVLGTSRGGLIGMLLAAVAHDRLLGLCLNDVGPVIERVGLERIFDYVGRNPSAKTYEAVAERMAALNPGFANVPEGRWLSDARKFYAETERGLQIRYDPTLREAFLAAFEGETPDLWPLWEATAGFPVALIRGANSDLLSREVYDEMRRRRPDGVYAEVPDRAHVPWLDEAESVAAVREWVRKVRA; this is encoded by the coding sequence ATGGACGTGCAGTTCTTTTCGACCGCCGACGGCGCGCGGCTGGCCTATTCGGACGAGGGCCAGGGCCTGCCGGTCCTCTGCCTTGCCGGGCTGACCCGCAACATGGGCGATTTCGACTATCTCGCCCCGCATCTGCCGGATGTCCGGTTGATCCGCATGGATTACCGCGGCCGCGGCCAGTCGGACTATACCGGCGCCGCCACCTATACCGTCCCGCAAGAGGGCAAGGACGCGCTGGCGCTGCTGGACCATCTGGGGATCGAGAAGGCGGCGGTGCTGGGCACCTCGCGCGGCGGGCTAATCGGGATGCTGCTGGCAGCCGTGGCGCATGACCGTCTGCTGGGCCTCTGCCTCAACGATGTCGGCCCGGTGATCGAGCGCGTCGGGCTGGAGCGCATCTTCGACTATGTCGGGCGCAATCCCTCGGCCAAAACCTACGAGGCCGTGGCCGAGCGCATGGCCGCGCTGAACCCCGGCTTTGCCAATGTCCCCGAGGGGCGCTGGCTGTCGGACGCGCGGAAATTCTATGCCGAGACCGAGCGCGGCTTGCAGATCCGCTATGACCCGACCCTGCGCGAGGCGTTCCTGGCGGCCTTCGAGGGCGAAACCCCGGACCTCTGGCCGCTCTGGGAGGCGACGGCGGGTTTCCCGGTCGCGCTGATCCGGGGGGCGAATTCCGACCTGCTGTCGCGCGAGGTCTATGACGAGATGCGGCGGCGGCGGCCGGATGGCGTTTACGCCGAGGTGCCGGACCGGGCGCATGTGCCTTGGTTGGATGAGGCCGAGAGCGTGGCGGCGGTCAGGGAATGGGTTCGGAAGGTGCGGGCGTAG
- a CDS encoding enoyl-ACP reductase FabI has product MGDLLNGKRGLVMGVANDRSIAWGIARALAEQGAELAFSYQGEAFGRRVEPLAASVGSDFLVDVDVTDDASLDAAFAAITERWGKLDFLVHAIAFSNKDELTGRFVNTSRENFKHSLEISCYSLIEVARRAHPLMVPGSSIITLTYGGSNRVTPFYNVMGVAKAALESTVRYLANDLGTDGIRVNAISPGPMKTLAGAAIGGARKTYRHTEANSPLRSNATLEAIGGTAVWLTSDWGGSTTGEIVMVDGGYHVLGMPQSENL; this is encoded by the coding sequence ATGGGCGATTTGCTGAACGGAAAACGCGGCCTTGTGATGGGGGTCGCGAATGACCGTTCCATTGCCTGGGGCATTGCAAGGGCGCTGGCGGAACAGGGCGCGGAGCTGGCCTTCTCCTACCAGGGCGAGGCCTTTGGCCGGCGGGTCGAACCGCTGGCGGCCTCGGTCGGATCGGATTTTCTCGTCGATGTGGACGTGACCGATGACGCATCGCTGGACGCCGCCTTTGCCGCGATCACCGAACGCTGGGGCAAGCTGGACTTTCTGGTCCATGCGATCGCCTTCTCGAACAAGGACGAACTGACCGGCCGCTTCGTCAACACCAGCCGCGAGAACTTCAAGCACAGCCTTGAAATCTCGTGCTATTCGCTGATCGAGGTCGCGCGCCGCGCGCATCCGCTGATGGTGCCGGGTTCCTCGATCATCACCCTGACCTATGGCGGATCGAACCGGGTCACGCCCTTCTACAACGTCATGGGTGTGGCCAAGGCGGCGCTGGAATCGACCGTGCGCTACCTGGCCAATGACCTTGGCACCGACGGCATCCGCGTCAACGCCATCTCGCCCGGCCCGATGAAGACACTGGCCGGCGCGGCCATCGGCGGGGCGCGCAAGACCTATCGCCATACCGAGGCCAATTCGCCCCTGCGCAGCAATGCCACGCTGGAAGCGATCGGCGGCACCGCCGTCTGGCTGACCAGCGACTGGGGCGGCTCGACCACCGGCGAGATCGTCATGGTCGATGGCGGCTACCACGTGCTGGGGATGCCGCAGAGCGAGAACCTTTGA
- the fabB gene encoding beta-ketoacyl-ACP synthase I: MRRVVITGLGIVSPIGNNAAEVTDSLKAGRSGIVFAPEYAEHGFRSQVHGMPQIVLEDHIDKRNMRFMGPGAAYNFLAMEQAIADSGLEESDVSNERTGLIMGSGGPSTSNFFEAHRIVIDKGAPKRMGPFMVTRCMSSTNSACLATPFKIKGVNYSITSACATSAHCIGNGVEQIQMGKQDIVFAGGGEELDWTLSCLFDAMGAMSSKYNDTPETASRAYDATRDGFVIAGGGGVVVLEELEHALARGAKIYAEVTGYGATSDGYDMVAPSGEGGERAMRVALSTLPEDRKVSYINAHGTSTPVGDLGEIKAIRRIWGEGSTPPVSSTKSLTGHSLGATGVHEAIYSLLMLQDDFITASANVTTLDPEIIPNEIATTRVDNAGLDTVLSNSFGFGGTNATLVMSKYRD; encoded by the coding sequence ATGCGCCGCGTCGTCATCACCGGGCTGGGGATCGTCTCGCCCATCGGCAATAACGCTGCCGAAGTCACCGACAGCCTGAAGGCCGGCCGTTCCGGCATCGTCTTCGCGCCGGAATATGCCGAGCACGGCTTCCGCAGCCAGGTCCACGGCATGCCGCAGATCGTGCTCGAGGACCATATCGACAAGCGCAACATGCGCTTCATGGGTCCGGGCGCGGCCTATAACTTCCTCGCCATGGAACAGGCCATCGCCGATAGCGGGCTGGAGGAAAGCGACGTCTCGAACGAGCGCACCGGGTTGATCATGGGTTCGGGCGGCCCGTCGACCTCGAATTTCTTCGAGGCGCACCGGATCGTCATCGACAAGGGCGCACCCAAGCGCATGGGTCCGTTCATGGTCACGCGCTGCATGTCCTCGACGAACTCGGCCTGCCTTGCCACGCCGTTCAAGATCAAGGGCGTGAACTACTCGATCACCTCGGCCTGCGCGACCTCGGCCCATTGCATCGGCAATGGCGTCGAGCAGATCCAGATGGGCAAGCAGGACATCGTCTTTGCCGGCGGTGGCGAGGAACTGGACTGGACGCTCAGCTGCCTCTTCGACGCGATGGGCGCGATGTCGTCGAAATACAACGACACGCCCGAAACCGCCTCGCGCGCCTATGACGCGACCCGCGACGGTTTCGTCATCGCCGGCGGCGGCGGGGTGGTGGTGCTGGAAGAATTGGAACACGCGCTGGCGCGCGGCGCCAAGATATATGCCGAAGTCACCGGCTATGGCGCGACCTCGGACGGCTATGACATGGTCGCGCCCTCGGGCGAAGGCGGCGAGCGGGCGATGCGCGTGGCGCTGTCGACCCTGCCCGAAGACCGCAAGGTCAGCTATATCAACGCCCACGGCACCTCGACCCCGGTCGGCGACCTGGGCGAGATCAAGGCCATCCGCCGCATCTGGGGCGAGGGCAGCACGCCGCCCGTGAGCTCGACCAAGTCGCTGACCGGCCATTCGCTTGGCGCGACCGGTGTGCATGAGGCGATCTATTCGCTGTTGATGCTGCAGGATGACTTCATCACCGCATCGGCCAACGTGACGACGCTGGACCCCGAGATCATTCCGAACGAGATTGCCACCACGCGGGTGGACAATGCCGGTCTGGATACGGTGCTGTCGAACAGCTTTGGATTCGGTGGCACCAACGCCACCCTCGTGATGTCGAAATACCGGGATTGA